From the genome of Chania multitudinisentens RB-25, one region includes:
- a CDS encoding ATP-binding cassette domain-containing protein, producing the protein MNAENLLPAPLRAENLTLSYDKKIVARDLSVSIPQGELTVIIGPNACGKSTLLRTLSRLMQPQAGSVWLNGKQIRDYATKEVARQLGLLPQSSIAPGDITVFDLVARGRYPHQRLFSRWREEDQQAVEQAMHATGVAQLAEQAVDTLSGGQRQRVWIAMVLAQQTPLLLLDEPTTWLDITHQIDLLELLRQLNRINGYTLVVVLHDLNHACRYASHLIAMRDGKVVAEGAPKQIVTPALIEQVYGLKCMIIDDPVSHTPLVVPLGK; encoded by the coding sequence ATGAATGCTGAAAACCTGTTACCTGCGCCGCTGCGCGCTGAAAACCTGACGCTGAGTTACGACAAAAAGATCGTCGCACGCGATCTTTCCGTGTCTATTCCGCAGGGTGAACTGACGGTAATTATCGGCCCGAATGCCTGCGGTAAATCAACACTCTTACGCACACTGAGCCGATTAATGCAGCCGCAGGCAGGCTCGGTCTGGCTCAACGGCAAGCAGATCCGCGATTACGCCACCAAAGAAGTTGCTCGCCAGCTTGGCTTACTGCCGCAAAGCTCTATCGCGCCGGGCGATATTACGGTTTTTGATCTGGTTGCCCGTGGCCGCTACCCGCACCAACGCCTGTTCAGCCGCTGGCGAGAGGAAGATCAGCAAGCCGTAGAACAGGCTATGCATGCCACTGGCGTGGCGCAGTTGGCTGAACAAGCGGTGGATACGCTGTCCGGTGGGCAGCGCCAGCGGGTATGGATTGCCATGGTGCTGGCACAGCAAACCCCACTGCTGCTGCTGGATGAACCGACCACCTGGCTGGATATCACCCATCAAATCGATCTGCTGGAGCTGCTGCGCCAGTTGAATCGGATCAACGGCTATACCCTGGTGGTGGTGCTGCACGATCTCAACCATGCGTGCCGCTATGCCAGCCATCTGATCGCCATGCGTGACGGTAAGGTCGTTGCTGAAGGTGCGCCGAAACAGATCGTCACTCCGGCGTTGATCGAACAGGTGTATGGATTGAAGTGTATGATCATTGACGATCCGGTTTCGCATACGCCATTGGTGGTGCCGCTGGGGAAATAA
- the fepG gene encoding iron-enterobactin ABC transporter permease, with the protein MSLLASHLPLGKKPWRLARSALTALALLFICLLLAVYALGSGTLSLSAEQVIDALQGEGPANLVTIVTQWRLPRVAMALLLGAALGISGAIFQSLLRNPLGSPDVIGFNTGAYSGVLVAIVLFNNSVIGITSGALMGSLVTAGCVYLLAWRNGVETFRLIIVGIAVRALLFAINTWMIVSASLESVITAGLWNAGSLNGITWAKSLPAILVIVLSILLLSALARRMRLLEMGDDTACALGVPIERSRLLLLLAGVLLTAAATAVAGPISFIALVAPQIARRLCANQNVLLLTALTGALLLLAADVVAQRLFTPYQLPVGILTVSLGGIYLLWLLIRESRKQ; encoded by the coding sequence ATGAGTTTACTGGCCTCCCATTTGCCGCTCGGTAAGAAACCCTGGCGGCTGGCACGTTCAGCGCTGACCGCCTTGGCTCTGCTGTTCATCTGTTTGCTGCTGGCGGTTTACGCCCTCGGTTCCGGCACGCTCTCCCTCAGTGCCGAGCAAGTGATTGATGCCCTACAGGGTGAAGGCCCAGCTAACCTGGTCACCATTGTGACCCAATGGCGCTTGCCGCGGGTCGCCATGGCCTTGCTGCTGGGGGCGGCGCTCGGCATCAGCGGTGCTATTTTCCAGTCATTGCTGCGTAACCCGCTCGGCAGCCCGGATGTGATCGGTTTCAATACCGGTGCTTACAGCGGCGTGCTGGTAGCTATTGTCCTGTTTAACAACAGCGTTATCGGTATTACCTCTGGCGCGCTGATGGGTAGCTTAGTGACTGCCGGATGTGTTTACCTGCTGGCCTGGCGCAACGGCGTTGAAACTTTCCGCCTGATCATTGTCGGTATTGCCGTTCGTGCTCTACTGTTCGCCATTAACACCTGGATGATCGTCAGTGCTTCGCTGGAATCCGTCATTACCGCCGGTTTGTGGAATGCCGGTTCCCTTAACGGCATTACCTGGGCGAAAAGCCTGCCAGCCATACTGGTGATTGTGCTATCCATCCTGCTGTTGTCCGCATTGGCACGGCGCATGCGGCTGCTGGAAATGGGCGATGACACCGCCTGTGCGCTGGGGGTGCCCATTGAGCGTTCACGCCTGCTGCTGTTATTGGCCGGAGTGCTGCTCACCGCCGCTGCCACCGCCGTTGCTGGCCCGATCTCCTTTATTGCCCTGGTGGCACCGCAGATTGCCCGCCGCCTGTGTGCCAACCAAAACGTGCTGCTGCTGACGGCCCTGACCGGCGCACTGCTGCTGCTGGCCGCCGATGTGGTTGCACAGCGCCTGTTTACGCCTTATCAGTTGCCGGTTGGCATACTGACCGTCAGCCTGGGGGGCATTTATCTGCTCTGGTTATTAATCCGCGAGTCGCGAAAACAATGA
- the fepD gene encoding Fe(3+)-siderophore ABC transporter permease translates to MFRLTRNGSATLPTHRERLLLGLSLSFWQRLLGLLFAVAVLLLVVILSLSLGAKSIPFATLLEAFNGQCTGADCVIITEARLPRTLAGILAGVALGLAGALMQTLTRNPLADPGILGVNSGAGFAVVLGITLFGATDVSHYLWFAFAGALFASLLVALVGALGGSQLSPVRLTLAGVALAAVLEGMTSGIALLNPLVFDQLRFWQAGSLDIQNMAVVRTVALPILLGTFITLWLTKALNSLSMGNELAAALGTHLIRTQLLGLLAITLLCGGATAAVGPIAFVGLMMPHIARRLSGSELNWMLPWTLVLTPILLLSADLIGRFLVPGELQVSIVLSLIGAPVLIILVRQRRMFRRGG, encoded by the coding sequence ATGTTTCGGCTTACGCGCAATGGTTCTGCCACTTTACCCACACATCGGGAACGTCTTTTACTGGGATTATCCCTCTCTTTCTGGCAACGCCTGCTTGGGTTGCTGTTTGCCGTTGCAGTCTTGTTGCTGGTCGTGATACTCAGCCTGTCTCTAGGCGCTAAATCCATCCCCTTCGCCACCTTATTAGAGGCTTTTAACGGGCAATGTACCGGAGCTGACTGCGTCATCATTACCGAAGCCCGGCTTCCCCGTACCTTGGCCGGTATATTGGCCGGCGTTGCCCTTGGGTTGGCCGGTGCTCTGATGCAGACCCTCACCCGCAACCCGCTGGCCGACCCTGGAATTCTGGGCGTTAATTCCGGTGCTGGTTTCGCGGTGGTTTTGGGGATCACCCTGTTTGGCGCCACCGATGTCAGCCATTATCTGTGGTTTGCCTTTGCTGGCGCACTGTTTGCTTCACTGCTGGTGGCCCTGGTGGGTGCACTGGGCGGCAGCCAGCTCAGCCCGGTTCGCCTAACGCTGGCGGGCGTGGCGTTGGCCGCCGTATTGGAAGGTATGACGTCCGGGATCGCCCTGCTCAACCCGCTGGTATTTGATCAACTGCGTTTCTGGCAGGCAGGCTCTCTCGATATTCAAAACATGGCGGTGGTGCGTACCGTCGCGCTGCCGATCCTGCTGGGCACATTCATCACGCTCTGGCTGACCAAGGCACTCAACAGCCTGAGCATGGGCAATGAATTAGCCGCAGCGCTCGGCACCCATCTGATCCGCACCCAGTTGCTCGGCCTGCTGGCCATTACGTTGCTGTGCGGGGGCGCCACCGCCGCCGTCGGCCCGATTGCCTTTGTGGGGTTGATGATGCCCCATATCGCCCGGCGGCTGTCAGGTTCTGAACTGAACTGGATGCTGCCCTGGACGCTGGTCTTAACTCCCATTTTGCTATTGAGTGCTGACCTGATTGGCCGCTTTCTGGTGCCGGGTGAACTACAGGTTTCTATCGTGCTTTCGCTGATCGGCGCACCAGTGCTGATTATCCTGGTACGCCAGCGCCGCATGTTCCGGCGGGGGGGATAA
- the entS gene encoding enterobactin transporter EntS has translation MNKPSILLDFSLLKTNAAFRAVFCARFISIVALGLMAIAIPVQIQALTGSTLLVGLAVTLAGSGMFAGLLMGGVLADRYERRRLILFARSTCGVGFLGLCLNAALPAPSLTAIYLLAVWDGFFGAVGVTALLAATPTLVGRENIVQAGAISMLTVRFGSILSPAIGGFVIASAGVAWNYGLAAFGTMLTLIPLLRLPQLQPPPQPREHPVRALIGGFTFLLQNKVIGMVALIGALMTMASAVRVLYPAISGMWNVSTEHLGFMYAAVPLGAALGAFTSGRMAQVARPGWVMLLTAIAAFAAIGLFGVMPWYGMALLCLVAFGYLSALNSLLQYGLIQNLTPDAFLGRINGLWTAQNMVGDALGALLLGAMGAFMLPATGSTSFGFGAAVLAVVLAFAMRGLRLVGSGGQSNVLQPAAEASEK, from the coding sequence ATGAATAAGCCCTCGATTTTGCTCGATTTTAGCCTGCTGAAAACCAATGCTGCTTTCCGTGCCGTATTCTGCGCCCGTTTTATTTCGATTGTGGCTCTGGGCCTGATGGCAATTGCGATACCGGTACAAATCCAGGCACTGACCGGTTCGACCTTGTTGGTTGGGCTGGCGGTTACGCTGGCAGGCAGTGGAATGTTTGCAGGTTTGCTGATGGGCGGTGTTCTGGCCGATCGTTATGAACGCCGTCGCCTGATCCTGTTTGCTCGTTCCACCTGCGGCGTTGGTTTTCTCGGCCTGTGCCTGAATGCTGCGCTGCCCGCGCCTTCCTTGACCGCGATCTATCTGCTGGCGGTGTGGGATGGTTTCTTTGGTGCGGTGGGCGTGACGGCTTTGCTGGCCGCCACCCCGACTCTGGTCGGGCGCGAAAATATCGTGCAGGCCGGGGCTATCAGTATGTTGACCGTGCGTTTTGGCTCGATCCTTTCCCCGGCTATCGGTGGCTTTGTGATCGCCAGCGCAGGTGTGGCGTGGAATTATGGCTTGGCGGCATTCGGTACGATGCTGACACTGATTCCGTTATTACGCTTGCCACAGTTACAGCCACCGCCGCAGCCGCGTGAGCATCCGGTGCGCGCCTTGATCGGCGGTTTTACCTTTCTGCTGCAAAACAAAGTTATTGGCATGGTGGCATTGATTGGTGCGTTGATGACCATGGCCAGCGCAGTGCGGGTGTTGTATCCGGCGATTTCTGGCATGTGGAACGTGAGCACCGAGCATTTGGGCTTTATGTATGCGGCCGTGCCGCTAGGGGCGGCGCTTGGCGCATTCACCAGCGGGCGAATGGCGCAGGTGGCACGGCCAGGCTGGGTGATGCTGCTGACGGCGATTGCGGCGTTTGCTGCCATCGGCCTGTTCGGTGTTATGCCCTGGTATGGCATGGCCCTGCTGTGCCTGGTGGCGTTTGGCTATCTCAGCGCGCTGAATTCGCTGTTGCAATACGGGTTGATTCAGAACCTGACGCCGGATGCGTTTCTTGGCCGGATTAACGGGTTATGGACTGCGCAAAACATGGTGGGTGACGCGCTTGGGGCATTGCTGCTGGGGGCGATGGGGGCATTTATGCTACCGGCAACGGGGTCAACCAGCTTTGGCTTTGGAGCCGCAGTGCTGGCTGTCGTGTTGGCGTTTGCCATGCGCGGCCTACGCCTGGTGGGCAGTGGCGGGCAGAGCAATGTGCTGCAACCCGCCGCGGAAGCTAGCGAGAAATAA
- the fepB gene encoding Fe2+-enterobactin ABC transporter substrate-binding protein yields the protein MTHTLRLGLALFGVLMMGTVQTATSAEWPRSLETSHGVITLNQPPERIVSTSVTVTGTLLAIDAPVIASGATSPNNRLSDKQGFFHQWGNIAAQRGVKQLYIGEPNAEAIAGEAPDLIVMSATGADSALRLYDQLSTIAPVLVVNYDDKSWQELAHILGQATGHEAQAEQIVNEFAVREKTLKQQMTLPPQPISALVFRSDGKNANLWTADSSQGQLLQQLGFTLAPLPAHLNVSTSQGTRKDIIQLSGESLAQGLNGQTLLLFANDESDVQRLMNNRFLAHLPAVQNKRVYALGNDTFRLDYYSANNLLARLEQLFISR from the coding sequence ATGACACATACCTTACGGCTTGGCCTGGCGTTGTTTGGCGTGCTGATGATGGGTACCGTTCAAACGGCAACCAGCGCAGAATGGCCACGCAGTCTTGAAACTTCTCACGGTGTGATTACCCTCAACCAGCCCCCGGAGCGCATTGTCTCTACCAGCGTCACCGTTACCGGTACACTTTTAGCCATTGATGCCCCGGTGATCGCCAGTGGAGCCACCAGCCCGAATAACCGGCTATCAGATAAACAAGGGTTTTTCCATCAATGGGGAAATATTGCTGCCCAGCGTGGTGTGAAACAGCTTTACATTGGTGAACCCAATGCTGAGGCCATCGCCGGTGAAGCCCCCGACCTGATCGTAATGTCTGCTACCGGTGCCGATTCTGCATTGCGTTTATACGATCAGTTATCGACCATCGCACCGGTATTGGTAGTGAACTACGACGACAAAAGCTGGCAGGAATTAGCGCATATTCTCGGCCAAGCCACCGGGCATGAAGCGCAGGCGGAGCAGATCGTCAATGAGTTTGCGGTGCGGGAAAAAACGCTGAAACAGCAGATGACGTTACCTCCGCAACCGATATCAGCCCTGGTATTCCGCAGCGATGGCAAGAATGCCAACCTGTGGACCGCAGATTCCTCACAGGGGCAACTGCTGCAACAACTCGGTTTTACTCTGGCGCCATTGCCAGCGCATCTCAATGTCAGCACCAGCCAAGGGACGCGCAAAGACATTATTCAACTGAGTGGAGAAAGTCTGGCACAAGGTCTGAATGGCCAAACTCTGCTGTTATTTGCCAATGATGAAAGCGACGTTCAGCGGCTGATGAACAACCGTTTCCTGGCTCATCTGCCTGCGGTGCAAAACAAGCGGGTCTATGCATTGGGCAATGATACCTTCCGCCTGGATTATTACAGCGCCAACAACCTGCTGGCGCGTCTTGAGCAGTTGTTTATTTCTCGCTAG
- a CDS encoding isochorismate synthase gives MVLAVKDTEPKDLLNEDCVLPTTTISPTSGFFFTSPFRSLSTQGCFTKLTLPAADGDNLQGEFQQAVRQAFTQARLAGVPHPVLCGAIPFDTRQPSALFIPEQTQWFERGSFMASVEPTADMLPEITRQTELPQQAQFMQMVADAVAITGNKQLEKVVLARLLEIETSKRIDRHALMMQIITQNPHGFHFHVPLEEGALVGASPELLLRKYGHQFHSNPLAGSIQRESDPQRDHAASEQLLTSAKDRYEHQIVTEGMRQVLSNRCRYLNIPASPELLSTTTLWHLSTPIDGEVAECAENALSLACLLHPTPALCGTPTLAARELIEQLEPFDRELFGGIVGWCDAEGNGEWVVTIRCGTVQANQVRLFAGAGIVQDSSPQSEWHETGTKLSTILRAFGLNQG, from the coding sequence ATGGTCTTAGCAGTTAAGGATACCGAACCAAAGGATCTGCTGAATGAGGACTGTGTGTTACCAACCACCACAATTTCCCCCACGTCGGGTTTCTTTTTTACTTCTCCTTTCCGTAGCCTGAGCACACAAGGGTGCTTTACTAAGCTCACGTTACCTGCTGCTGATGGCGATAATCTGCAAGGTGAGTTCCAACAGGCGGTACGGCAAGCATTTACACAAGCCCGCTTGGCGGGGGTGCCACACCCGGTGTTGTGCGGGGCAATTCCTTTTGATACCCGCCAACCGTCTGCGTTATTTATTCCTGAACAAACCCAATGGTTTGAACGGGGAAGCTTTATGGCGAGTGTAGAACCAACGGCAGATATGCTGCCGGAAATCACCCGGCAAACCGAGCTGCCACAGCAGGCGCAGTTTATGCAGATGGTAGCAGATGCCGTGGCGATCACCGGTAACAAACAACTGGAAAAAGTGGTGCTTGCCCGTTTGTTGGAGATTGAAACCAGTAAACGGATCGATCGTCACGCGTTGATGATGCAGATCATTACCCAAAATCCCCATGGCTTCCATTTCCATGTTCCGCTTGAAGAAGGGGCATTGGTGGGGGCTAGCCCCGAGTTGTTGCTGCGTAAATACGGCCATCAGTTTCATTCCAACCCGTTGGCAGGATCGATACAGCGTGAAAGCGATCCTCAGCGGGATCATGCAGCCAGTGAACAATTGCTGACATCGGCTAAAGATCGTTATGAACACCAGATTGTGACCGAAGGTATGCGCCAGGTACTGAGTAACCGCTGCCGTTACCTGAATATTCCAGCGTCTCCTGAGCTGTTGAGTACCACCACCTTGTGGCACCTTTCGACGCCGATCGACGGTGAAGTGGCTGAATGTGCAGAGAATGCGCTGTCACTGGCCTGCTTGCTGCATCCAACACCGGCCTTATGCGGCACACCAACGCTTGCAGCGCGCGAGTTGATCGAGCAGTTGGAACCTTTCGATCGGGAGCTGTTTGGTGGCATCGTCGGTTGGTGCGACGCAGAAGGTAATGGTGAATGGGTGGTCACTATCCGCTGTGGCACCGTGCAGGCCAATCAGGTACGCCTGTTCGCTGGTGCCGGCATTGTGCAAGATTCTTCTCCACAGTCTGAATGGCATGAAACGGGTACCAAATTGAGCACCATTCTGCGTGCCTTTGGTCTTAATCAAGGATAA
- a CDS encoding (2,3-dihydroxybenzoyl)adenylate synthase, translated as MSIAFTPWPEDFARRYRERGYWIDQPLTEILSRQADNDAIALIDAQRSLSYRELQQLSDNLAAALLRRGLQAGDTALVQLGNVVEFYVVFFALLKIGVVPVNALFSHQRSELNAYASQIQPVLLIADREHSLFMQDDFLTIFREQHPSLRVVGLRNQPDGEHALAAWLAEGSSGFTPAPTAADRVAFFQLSGGSTGTPKLIPRTHNDYYYSIRRSVEICRFDNATRYLCALPVAHNYPMSSPGVLGVLYGAGLVVFAADPAAAQCFKLIEQYQITVTALVPPAVTLWLQAIEEWGSHHQLASLQLLQVGGAKLGETLAARIRTEIGCQLQQVFGMAEGLVNYTLLDDDDWHILTTQGTPMSPDDELWVADEQGNPLPAGETGRLMTRGPYTFRGYYQSPAHNAEAFDENGFYCSGDLISLTTDGYVQVQGRQKDQINRGGEKIAAEEIENLLLRHPEVINAALVSMPDTLMGEKSCAFIVAHNAVKPVVLRRHLREQGVAEFKLPDRFIQVELLPLTPVGKVDKKHLRQRLEAQQLTQVQGE; from the coding sequence ATGAGTATCGCTTTTACCCCCTGGCCTGAAGATTTTGCGCGCCGTTACCGCGAGCGTGGCTATTGGATCGATCAACCGCTGACCGAGATCTTATCCCGCCAGGCAGACAATGACGCTATCGCTCTGATTGATGCACAGCGCAGCCTGAGCTACCGCGAGTTGCAACAGCTTTCCGATAATCTGGCGGCAGCCCTGTTACGCCGTGGATTACAGGCGGGCGATACTGCTTTGGTGCAGCTTGGTAACGTGGTTGAGTTCTATGTGGTGTTTTTTGCCCTGCTGAAAATCGGTGTGGTGCCGGTGAATGCCTTGTTCAGCCATCAACGCAGTGAGCTGAACGCTTACGCCAGCCAGATTCAGCCCGTGCTGCTGATTGCCGATCGTGAGCATAGCCTGTTCATGCAGGATGATTTCCTGACGATCTTCAGAGAACAGCATCCTTCATTACGCGTGGTGGGGCTGCGTAATCAGCCTGATGGCGAGCACGCATTAGCCGCTTGGCTGGCAGAGGGCAGCAGTGGCTTTACTCCGGCTCCAACGGCTGCCGATCGGGTGGCCTTCTTCCAGCTTTCCGGCGGTAGCACTGGCACCCCGAAACTGATCCCTCGTACTCATAACGACTATTACTACAGCATCCGCCGCAGCGTGGAGATTTGCCGTTTCGACAACGCAACCCGCTACCTGTGTGCCCTACCGGTGGCGCACAACTACCCGATGAGTTCGCCGGGAGTGTTGGGCGTGCTGTATGGCGCTGGGCTGGTGGTGTTTGCTGCCGATCCGGCGGCAGCGCAGTGTTTTAAGCTTATTGAACAGTATCAGATCACGGTGACTGCGCTGGTGCCGCCCGCCGTCACCCTGTGGTTACAGGCGATTGAAGAGTGGGGGAGCCATCATCAATTAGCCAGCCTGCAACTGTTGCAGGTGGGGGGAGCCAAGCTGGGGGAAACCCTGGCGGCGCGTATTCGTACCGAGATCGGCTGCCAGTTGCAGCAGGTGTTTGGCATGGCCGAAGGCTTAGTGAACTACACCCTGCTGGATGATGATGATTGGCATATTCTCACCACTCAAGGCACGCCAATGAGCCCGGACGATGAATTGTGGGTGGCCGATGAGCAGGGTAACCCTCTGCCAGCGGGGGAAACCGGCCGCCTGATGACGCGTGGCCCTTATACCTTCCGTGGCTATTATCAGAGCCCTGCGCATAACGCGGAAGCTTTTGACGAGAACGGTTTCTATTGCTCTGGCGATTTAATCAGTTTAACCACTGACGGCTACGTCCAGGTTCAAGGGCGGCAGAAAGATCAGATCAACCGTGGTGGCGAAAAGATTGCTGCCGAAGAAATTGAGAACCTGCTGTTGCGCCACCCGGAAGTGATCAACGCGGCCCTGGTTTCGATGCCGGATACCCTGATGGGGGAGAAAAGCTGTGCCTTTATTGTCGCGCATAATGCGGTGAAACCGGTGGTATTACGCCGCCATCTGCGTGAGCAGGGGGTAGCAGAATTCAAATTGCCCGATCGCTTTATTCAGGTCGAATTATTGCCATTAACCCCCGTCGGCAAGGTGGATAAAAAACATTTGCGCCAACGCCTGGAGGCGCAGCAATTGACTCAGGTTCAGGGAGAATAA
- a CDS encoding isochorismatase — MAIPKLNDYALPTLSELPANKVNWAFEPQRAALLIHDMQQYFLNFWGEDSPLIKQVIENIAKLRRYCKEQGIPVFYTAQPNQQSDADRALLNDMWGPGLNKHPEQQAVVRALAPDADDTVLVKWRYSAFHRSPLQEILQESGRDQLIICGVYAHIGCMTTAIDAFMRDIKPFMVADGLADFSQDEHLMALRYTAGRCGRVVMTADLLPGMASIEALRQQIIPLLDEDSEDIGNDENLIDYGLDSVRIMELATRWRKIREDIDFIALAKSPTIDSWWALLSGGKS, encoded by the coding sequence ATGGCTATTCCAAAACTTAACGATTATGCGCTGCCAACGCTGAGCGAATTACCAGCCAACAAGGTGAACTGGGCCTTTGAGCCGCAGCGCGCTGCTCTGCTGATCCACGATATGCAGCAGTATTTCCTCAATTTCTGGGGAGAAGACAGCCCGTTAATCAAGCAGGTGATCGAGAATATCGCCAAGTTGCGCCGTTACTGCAAAGAGCAGGGTATCCCGGTGTTTTATACCGCGCAGCCAAACCAGCAAAGTGATGCCGATCGGGCGCTGTTAAATGATATGTGGGGGCCGGGCCTGAACAAGCACCCGGAACAGCAGGCGGTAGTCCGTGCGCTGGCCCCAGATGCTGATGATACGGTGCTGGTGAAATGGCGTTACAGTGCCTTCCATCGTTCGCCATTGCAGGAAATCTTGCAGGAAAGCGGGCGCGATCAACTGATTATCTGTGGTGTTTACGCGCATATCGGTTGCATGACGACCGCCATTGACGCTTTTATGCGCGATATCAAGCCGTTTATGGTGGCCGATGGCTTGGCAGATTTCTCACAGGATGAGCACCTGATGGCGTTGCGCTATACCGCTGGGCGCTGTGGCCGGGTAGTGATGACTGCCGATCTGTTGCCGGGCATGGCCAGCATTGAGGCTTTGCGCCAGCAGATTATTCCGCTGCTTGATGAAGACAGTGAAGACATCGGCAATGATGAAAACCTGATTGATTATGGTCTGGATTCGGTACGAATCATGGAGCTGGCGACCCGTTGGCGCAAAATTCGGGAAGATATTGATTTTATCGCACTGGCAAAATCACCGACCATCGATAGCTGGTGGGCGTTGTTATCAGGAGGGAAATCCTGA
- the dhbA gene encoding 2,3-dihydro-2,3-dihydroxybenzoate dehydrogenase, with product MNNGHDFAGQRVWVTGAGAGIGYQTALAFVQAGAEVIGFDLHFGEQHYPFHTEVLDIADGAAVDSVCQRLLVEQPELDVLVNGAGILRMGLADETSSADWLACMAVNAGGAFNMFRHTLPIFRHQRRGAIVSVASNAAHVPRVGMAAYCASKAALRSLCQTVGLEMAPYGVRCNLVSPGSTNTPMQRGMWQDESGERKTINGFPEQFKLGIPLGKIAQPQEIADAILFLASERASHITMQDIVIDGGATLAA from the coding sequence ATGAATAATGGGCACGATTTTGCCGGTCAGCGGGTTTGGGTGACCGGCGCCGGGGCGGGGATTGGTTATCAAACCGCATTGGCATTTGTGCAGGCTGGTGCTGAAGTGATCGGCTTCGATTTGCATTTTGGTGAACAGCATTATCCTTTCCATACTGAAGTGCTGGATATTGCCGATGGCGCAGCTGTGGATAGCGTTTGCCAGCGTTTGCTGGTGGAACAGCCGGAATTGGACGTGCTGGTGAATGGTGCTGGGATTTTGCGCATGGGGCTGGCCGATGAAACCAGCAGCGCCGATTGGCTGGCCTGCATGGCGGTGAATGCAGGGGGGGCGTTCAACATGTTCCGCCATACGTTGCCGATCTTCCGCCACCAGCGGCGTGGAGCGATCGTTAGCGTGGCATCAAATGCGGCTCATGTGCCGCGTGTTGGCATGGCGGCCTATTGTGCTTCTAAAGCGGCCTTGCGCAGCCTGTGCCAGACGGTAGGGCTGGAAATGGCTCCTTACGGTGTGCGTTGCAACCTGGTTTCCCCTGGCTCGACCAATACGCCGATGCAGCGCGGCATGTGGCAGGACGAAAGCGGCGAGCGCAAGACGATCAATGGCTTCCCTGAGCAGTTTAAGCTGGGGATTCCGCTGGGCAAAATCGCTCAACCGCAAGAAATTGCCGATGCGATCCTGTTTCTGGCTTCGGAACGTGCCAGCCATATTACGATGCAGGACATTGTGATTGACGGTGGAGCAACGCTGGCGGCTTGA
- a CDS encoding TetR/AcrR family transcriptional regulator, with protein sequence MAKRGRPRNFDKSHVLQQAMLTFWQHGYEGTSMTDLITAMGLSSPSIYAAFNSKENLFRESVALYRITEGGRVWSTAMAAPTARAAVETMLRISAEDFTQPGRPRGCLVVLGALLADRENEVVYKELKQYRAESLDMLILRLKKGAIEGELLSGQDWRAIATYFITVQQGMSIQARDGTSRQTLLRIASSAMASWDTLCLSHSPTKN encoded by the coding sequence ATGGCAAAAAGAGGCCGCCCACGCAATTTTGATAAAAGCCACGTCTTGCAGCAGGCGATGCTGACATTTTGGCAACATGGGTATGAAGGTACATCCATGACGGATTTGATAACGGCAATGGGGCTGAGTTCCCCCAGCATCTACGCGGCCTTCAACTCAAAAGAAAACCTGTTCAGAGAATCGGTTGCACTTTATCGAATAACCGAAGGCGGGCGAGTATGGAGTACCGCCATGGCAGCCCCCACCGCTCGGGCAGCAGTCGAAACTATGCTGCGAATCAGTGCGGAAGATTTTACTCAGCCCGGAAGGCCCAGAGGATGCCTGGTTGTACTGGGTGCTCTGTTGGCCGATAGAGAAAACGAAGTCGTCTACAAAGAATTAAAGCAATATCGGGCAGAGAGCCTTGATATGTTGATATTACGGCTGAAAAAAGGGGCCATAGAAGGTGAACTGTTGAGTGGCCAGGATTGGCGAGCTATTGCTACCTATTTCATTACTGTCCAACAGGGTATGTCAATACAGGCGCGAGATGGCACATCACGGCAAACTCTCCTACGCATTGCCAGCAGCGCAATGGCATCATGGGATACATTATGCCTATCCCACTCACCCACCAAAAATTGA